One region of Peribacillus simplex genomic DNA includes:
- the cls gene encoding cardiolipin synthase, with protein sequence MKIITTIASIFLLIFTWCWVDLKIGHKRYMKQATNIKYPPRNSDMTIFTSGKILFDDFMKEVKRAQHSIHILFYIVKNDKFSKDFLKLLQSKAEEGVEVRLLVDWVGSKKISRKTIQELTKSGVHFSFSFKPKLPFLFYTIQKRNHRKITVIDGKIGYLGGFNIGKEYINQGEKLNPWRDYHLKMTGEGVRDLQEVFLSDWFYDTNEDHRGTPAYFPTLTPGSQVHQVFVTNGSDLEQSLAHMIQQANNKIIIGTPYFIPSETLFQELREALARNVSVTVIVPEKSDHALVKEASFPYFRVLLKDGAEIMQFQRGFYHSKVILIDDTICDIGTANFDKRSLFLNSEINCLVFDRTFIADAEKELAVDLAESKPLSSDALSSMNVVRSAKESLASVLSPFL encoded by the coding sequence TTGAAGATTATCACTACGATTGCCTCTATATTTTTATTGATCTTCACTTGGTGCTGGGTTGATCTTAAGATAGGGCATAAGCGTTATATGAAGCAGGCAACCAACATTAAATATCCGCCTCGGAACAGTGACATGACTATATTTACATCAGGAAAAATCCTGTTTGATGATTTTATGAAAGAAGTCAAGCGAGCTCAGCATTCCATCCATATCCTTTTTTATATTGTGAAAAATGATAAATTCAGCAAGGATTTTTTGAAGTTACTGCAATCAAAAGCGGAAGAGGGCGTGGAAGTGCGACTTTTAGTAGATTGGGTTGGAAGTAAAAAGATTTCCCGCAAAACCATTCAGGAGCTAACTAAAAGCGGGGTTCATTTTTCTTTTAGCTTTAAACCGAAACTTCCTTTCCTTTTCTATACAATACAAAAAAGAAATCACCGAAAAATTACTGTGATAGACGGCAAAATCGGCTATCTTGGGGGCTTTAATATCGGTAAGGAGTATATTAACCAAGGGGAAAAGCTCAACCCTTGGAGGGATTATCATTTGAAAATGACCGGGGAGGGGGTAAGGGACCTGCAGGAAGTCTTCCTCTCGGATTGGTTCTATGATACAAACGAGGATCACAGGGGAACACCTGCCTATTTCCCGACATTGACTCCCGGGTCGCAGGTACATCAGGTTTTTGTCACGAATGGAAGTGATCTTGAACAGTCCTTAGCACACATGATTCAGCAAGCCAATAATAAAATCATCATCGGGACTCCATACTTCATTCCCAGTGAAACTCTATTTCAAGAATTAAGGGAGGCCCTTGCACGCAATGTTTCCGTAACGGTCATCGTACCTGAAAAATCAGACCATGCCCTTGTCAAAGAAGCATCCTTTCCCTACTTCAGGGTATTATTAAAAGATGGGGCTGAAATCATGCAATTCCAAAGAGGGTTCTACCATTCTAAAGTGATACTTATTGATGATACAATCTGTGATATCGGTACGGCTAATTTTGATAAACGCAGCCTTTTTTTAAATAGTGAAATCAATTGTCTGGTATTTGACCGGACATTTATAGCAGATGCAGAAAAGGAATTGGCGGTGGACCTAGCTGAATCCAAGCCATTAAGCAGTGACGCGCTTTCCTCCATGAATGTTGTCCGATCAGCAAAAGAATCGCTGGCCTCCGTCCTTTCTCCTTTTCTTTGA
- the uvsE gene encoding UV DNA damage repair endonuclease UvsE produces MKIRFGFVSNATRLWEASPAKTLTFKRYITLGTEKGMEKLLSVTRQNIENTLRVLQYNTAHQIEIYRMSSSIVPLATHPEIEWDFVTPFRREWKQLGDWVSEHKMRISFHPNQFTLFTSPKPEITQNAVKDMEFHYKMLDAMAIADSSFINIHVGGAYGDKDSAIVRVHDNLKSLPIHVKERMTLENDDKTYTASETLSVCKKEGIPLVFDYHHHLANLSTEPLNELLTEVFTTWSQAGAVPKIHISSPKSAGEFRSHADYIDLEFIMPLFKVLKGLGQDVDFMIEAKMKDRAMLQLIEDIAKVRGVKRVSGGAIEC; encoded by the coding sequence ATGAAAATAAGATTTGGATTTGTATCCAACGCAACCCGTTTATGGGAAGCTTCTCCAGCTAAGACACTTACTTTCAAGCGATATATCACACTTGGCACGGAAAAAGGGATGGAAAAACTGCTGAGTGTGACTAGGCAGAACATTGAAAATACCTTAAGGGTCCTTCAATATAACACGGCCCACCAAATAGAAATATACCGGATGTCCAGTTCAATTGTTCCTTTAGCCACGCATCCCGAAATAGAATGGGATTTCGTCACTCCTTTTAGAAGAGAGTGGAAACAGCTTGGAGATTGGGTTTCTGAACATAAGATGAGGATTAGCTTCCATCCCAATCAGTTTACGCTGTTTACCAGCCCTAAACCCGAGATTACACAAAATGCCGTAAAAGATATGGAGTTCCATTATAAAATGCTTGATGCAATGGCCATTGCAGACTCTTCTTTTATCAATATCCATGTCGGCGGAGCCTATGGTGACAAAGATTCCGCCATAGTAAGGGTTCATGACAATCTTAAATCGCTTCCTATCCACGTCAAGGAAAGAATGACCTTGGAGAATGATGATAAAACCTATACAGCATCAGAAACCCTGAGTGTATGTAAGAAGGAAGGCATTCCACTTGTCTTTGATTACCACCACCATCTCGCAAACCTTTCAACTGAGCCTCTTAACGAGCTGCTCACCGAGGTGTTCACCACTTGGAGTCAGGCAGGGGCGGTACCAAAGATTCATATTTCATCCCCGAAATCGGCAGGTGAATTTCGCTCGCATGCTGATTATATCGATTTGGAATTCATCATGCCCCTTTTTAAAGTGCTTAAGGGACTTGGACAAGACGTGGATTTCATGATTGAAGCCAAGATGAAGGACCGGGCGATGTTGCAGCTGATTGAAGATATAGCTAAGGTACGTGGTGTAAAAAGGGTAAGCGGCGGTGCCATCGAGTGTTAA
- the argS gene encoding arginine--tRNA ligase has protein sequence MNIVKEVQEKLKEEIKAAVIKAGLATEEQIPNVVLELPRDKTHGDYSTNMAMQLTKIAKKAPKMIAEAIIENFDNSKASIEKIEIAGPGFINFYMNNSYLTELIPVILKVDGAYGESDFGKGEKVQVEFVSANPTGDLHLGHARGAAVGDTLCNILSKAGYDVSREYYINDAGNQINNLAFSIEARYFQALGLEKDMPEGGYHGEDIIGIGKTLASEYGDKFVNADEKERFEFFREYGLKYEMEKLKTDLGNFRVGFDVWYSETSLYQDGKIDEALKVLRERGHVYEEDGATWFRSTELGDDKDRVLIKQDGSYTYLTPDIAYHRNKLERGFETLINIWGADHHGYIPRMKAAIEALGYKREQLEVEIIQLVHLYKDGEKMKMSKRTGKAVTMRDLIDEVGLDATRYFFAMRSADTHMDFDLDLAVSQSNDNPVYYAQYAHARISSILRQGVEQGISYEGVTDFSALSTEKEVELLKKLGEFPQAIAEAAEKRMPHRMTNYIFDLASTFHSFYNADKVLDVEKMERSKARLGLVKSVQITLKNALAIIGVSAPEKM, from the coding sequence ATGAATATAGTAAAAGAGGTACAGGAAAAACTGAAAGAAGAAATTAAAGCGGCAGTCATTAAAGCTGGTTTAGCAACGGAAGAGCAGATTCCAAACGTTGTATTGGAACTCCCAAGAGATAAAACACACGGAGATTATTCCACGAATATGGCCATGCAATTAACGAAGATTGCAAAGAAAGCACCAAAAATGATAGCGGAAGCAATCATCGAAAACTTTGACAATTCAAAAGCATCCATCGAAAAAATTGAAATTGCTGGTCCAGGATTCATAAACTTCTACATGAATAATTCTTATTTGACAGAATTGATTCCAGTCATTTTGAAAGTGGATGGAGCATATGGGGAAAGTGACTTTGGAAAAGGCGAAAAAGTCCAAGTGGAGTTCGTTTCAGCGAATCCGACCGGTGATCTTCATCTCGGCCATGCCCGCGGTGCAGCAGTGGGTGATACGTTATGTAATATCCTGTCTAAAGCAGGTTATGATGTTTCACGTGAATATTACATCAATGATGCAGGAAACCAAATCAATAATTTGGCCTTTTCCATCGAAGCACGCTATTTCCAAGCACTTGGTCTCGAAAAGGATATGCCTGAGGGTGGTTATCATGGCGAAGATATCATTGGCATCGGTAAAACGCTTGCCAGTGAATATGGTGATAAATTTGTAAATGCCGATGAAAAAGAGCGTTTTGAATTTTTCCGAGAGTACGGCTTGAAATATGAAATGGAAAAACTGAAAACAGACTTGGGGAATTTCCGTGTCGGATTTGATGTATGGTATTCCGAAACTTCCCTATATCAAGACGGTAAGATTGATGAAGCACTCAAAGTGTTAAGGGAAAGAGGCCATGTCTACGAGGAAGATGGGGCTACATGGTTCCGCTCTACAGAATTAGGCGATGATAAAGACCGCGTGCTTATTAAACAGGATGGGTCCTACACATATCTGACACCGGATATTGCCTATCACCGTAATAAACTGGAGCGCGGCTTTGAAACGTTGATCAATATCTGGGGTGCGGACCACCACGGCTATATACCGCGTATGAAGGCAGCGATTGAAGCATTAGGATACAAACGCGAGCAGCTTGAAGTAGAAATCATCCAGCTTGTTCACCTGTATAAAGACGGCGAGAAAATGAAGATGAGTAAGCGTACCGGTAAAGCCGTCACGATGCGTGATCTTATTGATGAAGTGGGTCTGGATGCAACACGTTATTTCTTTGCAATGAGAAGTGCGGATACTCATATGGACTTCGATTTGGATCTTGCGGTATCACAATCCAATGATAATCCGGTTTATTATGCGCAATATGCTCACGCCCGTATTTCCAGCATTTTACGCCAAGGTGTGGAACAAGGGATCAGCTATGAAGGGGTCACTGATTTCTCGGCCCTTTCTACTGAAAAAGAAGTGGAGCTTCTGAAGAAATTAGGTGAGTTCCCGCAGGCAATAGCGGAAGCTGCCGAAAAACGTATGCCTCACCGCATGACGAATTATATATTCGACTTGGCTTCTACATTCCACAGTTTTTACAATGCCGATAAGGTTTTGGATGTTGAAAAGATGGAAAGAAGTAAGGCACGTCTAGGACTGGTCAAATCCGTCCAAATTACTTTAAAGAATGCATTAGCTATAATCGGGGTTTCGGCGCCGGAAAAAATGTAA
- a CDS encoding DUF1934 domain-containing protein, protein MTLHDIDKHTIKVTLQTKIKHGSETETYELVTFGTKMYKGSDLYLQYKEENEAGQTQTTIKHKTDETILLRNGAIKMRQLFRLQEATNGHYESIYGRLGLRTTAKKIHHQWDEQSKQGKLVLKYTLHMQGSEPGQYEMTISYKEEA, encoded by the coding sequence TTGACTCTTCATGATATAGATAAGCATACTATTAAAGTGACGTTACAGACAAAAATCAAGCACGGCTCAGAGACGGAAACGTATGAGCTGGTCACTTTTGGTACAAAAATGTATAAAGGTTCAGACTTATATTTGCAATATAAAGAGGAAAATGAAGCTGGTCAAACACAAACGACCATCAAGCACAAAACGGATGAAACGATCCTGCTTAGAAATGGTGCCATTAAAATGAGGCAGCTTTTCCGCTTGCAGGAAGCGACAAATGGACATTATGAAAGTATATACGGCAGGTTAGGGTTACGGACGACCGCGAAAAAAATTCATCATCAATGGGATGAGCAGTCCAAACAAGGGAAACTTGTCCTTAAATATACGTTACATATGCAGGGAAGCGAACCCGGTCAATATGAGATGACGATTTCCTATAAGGAGGAAGCATAG
- the speB gene encoding agmatinase: MKFDEAYSGNVFIKSHPVFEESEAVLYGMPMDWTVSFRPGSRFGPTRIREVSIGLEEYSPYLDRELEEVKFFDAGDIPLPFGNPQRSIDMIEKFVDSVLDAGKFPMGMGGEHLVTWPVIKAMYKKYPDMAIIHMDAHTDLREDYEGEPLSHASIIRKSAELIGPKNVYSFGIRSGLKEEFQWAKENGMHISKFEVLEPLKEVLPQLAGRPVYVTIDIDVLDPAHAPGTGTVDCGGITSKELLASIHEIARSEINVVGCDLVEVAPIYDPSEQTANTASKLIREMLLGWVQKG, from the coding sequence ATGAAATTCGATGAAGCCTATTCAGGCAATGTATTCATTAAAAGCCATCCCGTTTTTGAGGAATCTGAAGCTGTGCTATACGGTATGCCGATGGACTGGACGGTAAGTTTCCGTCCGGGCTCTCGCTTTGGCCCTACCCGGATTCGTGAAGTTTCGATTGGTTTGGAAGAGTACAGCCCGTATTTAGATCGTGAATTAGAGGAAGTTAAATTCTTTGATGCAGGGGATATTCCATTACCATTCGGTAATCCGCAGCGCAGCATCGATATGATTGAAAAATTTGTCGACAGCGTGTTAGATGCAGGTAAGTTCCCAATGGGGATGGGAGGGGAACACCTTGTCACATGGCCTGTCATTAAAGCCATGTACAAAAAGTATCCCGATATGGCCATCATCCATATGGATGCCCATACAGACTTACGTGAGGACTATGAGGGCGAGCCGCTTTCCCATGCGTCCATCATCCGTAAATCAGCGGAACTTATCGGTCCGAAAAATGTATACTCTTTCGGCATTCGTTCCGGTTTGAAGGAAGAATTCCAATGGGCAAAAGAAAACGGCATGCACATCTCTAAATTTGAAGTTCTTGAACCTCTGAAAGAAGTACTGCCGCAGTTGGCAGGTCGTCCTGTATATGTGACGATCGACATCGATGTTCTAGATCCTGCACATGCGCCAGGAACAGGCACCGTAGATTGTGGGGGCATCACTTCAAAAGAGCTTTTAGCTTCGATTCATGAGATAGCCCGTTCTGAAATTAATGTAGTCGGCTGCGATTTAGTTGAAGTGGCACCGATTTATGATCCATCCGAGCAAACGGCGAACACGGCGAGCAAGCTGATTCGCGAAATGCTTTTAGGTTGGGTACAAAAAGGTTAA
- the speE gene encoding spermidine synthase: MSIWFTEKQTENFGITMKVNRTLHTEQTEFQKLDMIETEEWGNMLLLDDMVMTSQRDEFVYHEMVAHVPLFTHPNPENVLVVGGGDGGVIREILKHPSVKKATLVDIDGKVIEYSKIFLPEIAGMLEDPRVDVQVGDGFMHIAKSENEYDVIMVDSTEPVGPAVNLFTKGFYAGISKALKEDGIFVAQSDNPWFKADLIRDVQRDVKEIFPITSLYLANIPTYPSGLWAFTIGSKKYNPLEVTEDRFHEIETKYYTKELHKAAFVLPKFVQDLVK, translated from the coding sequence ATGAGCATTTGGTTTACTGAAAAACAAACAGAGAATTTTGGTATTACGATGAAAGTGAATCGTACTTTACATACGGAGCAAACTGAGTTTCAAAAGCTGGATATGATTGAAACGGAAGAGTGGGGCAATATGCTATTGTTGGATGACATGGTAATGACTTCACAGCGCGATGAATTCGTTTACCATGAGATGGTAGCCCATGTTCCTTTATTTACTCATCCTAATCCAGAAAACGTTTTGGTTGTAGGAGGAGGGGACGGAGGAGTTATCCGTGAAATCCTTAAACACCCAAGCGTAAAAAAAGCTACATTGGTTGATATCGATGGGAAAGTTATCGAATACTCAAAGATATTCTTGCCTGAAATAGCAGGCATGCTTGAAGATCCGCGTGTAGACGTACAAGTGGGGGATGGCTTCATGCACATCGCCAAAAGTGAAAATGAATATGACGTGATCATGGTCGACTCGACTGAACCTGTTGGACCTGCTGTCAATTTATTCACAAAAGGTTTTTATGCCGGGATTTCCAAAGCTTTAAAAGAAGATGGGATTTTTGTGGCACAATCAGATAATCCTTGGTTTAAGGCAGACTTAATTCGTGATGTACAACGTGATGTGAAAGAAATATTCCCAATCACTAGCCTTTATTTAGCGAATATCCCGACGTATCCAAGCGGCCTTTGGGCGTTCACCATCGGATCAAAAAAATATAATCCATTAGAAGTGACAGAAGACCGTTTCCATGAAATCGAAACGAAATATTATACAAAAGAACTTCATAAAGCAGCTTTCGTCCTGCCTAAATTCGTTCAAGACTTAGTGAAATAA
- a CDS encoding transglycosylase domain-containing protein, with amino-acid sequence MELIPSERFKRTTKYVRAFIILATIGLTILFVLLLSLLIYAKILGPPPLVVPQSTLYYSDNGNVIGETDNGQKRYWAGLGSISPQLIKATVAVEDRQFYTHNGFDIKRIGGAILADIKAMSKVQGASTITQQYARNLFLGHDKTWSRKFNEAFYTVRLEMNYTKKDILEGYLNTIYYGHGAYGAQAASQYYFGKDAKDLTLPEASMLAGIPKGPSNYSPLDNFEKAKSRQRVVLQAMKNKNYISEQNIAEALRTSLALKGEHGTVTNKTAPYFQDAVKQALKSQLHLDDRMIELGGLKVYTTLDETQQDAAEKVLSNIIPKSSGIQASIVAMDPDTGEVRALVGGKDYAESPFNRATQAVRQPGSTIKPLLYYSALENGFTPSTTLKSETTTFSFDDGHSSYTPHNYNHQYAEGEITMAQAIALSDNIFAVKTHLFLGEQTLVDTANRFGITAKMDAVPSLALGTSGVRAIEMVNAYSILANGGKKVEPVFIKKVENQKGEVIFDENKKPEQILDEDKAFVMTQMLTGVFDETLNGYTKVTGSTINSQLTRPYAGKSGSTPTDSWMIGYTPELVAGVWTGYDQGKKIEIPAEKSYAKKIWASYMEKGLQGKPVKSFKETKNVIGVNVNPASGKLATKDCPVSRLTYYVKGTEPVEYCAEHFKGKGPKHPPKEEDQKKSPWYKKVLKPWG; translated from the coding sequence ATGGAATTGATTCCAAGCGAACGATTCAAAAGGACAACTAAATATGTACGGGCCTTCATTATCCTTGCCACAATCGGGCTCACGATACTCTTTGTATTGCTTCTCTCCTTACTGATTTATGCAAAAATATTAGGTCCGCCTCCTTTGGTCGTGCCGCAGTCCACTCTTTACTATAGTGATAATGGAAATGTGATCGGCGAAACCGATAATGGCCAGAAACGTTATTGGGCCGGGCTGGGTTCGATTTCACCACAGCTCATCAAAGCGACTGTCGCTGTTGAGGACCGTCAATTTTACACTCATAATGGATTTGATATAAAACGGATCGGCGGTGCCATCCTTGCGGATATTAAGGCAATGTCCAAAGTCCAGGGCGCAAGCACCATTACCCAGCAGTATGCCAGGAACCTGTTTCTTGGCCATGACAAAACGTGGTCGCGTAAATTTAATGAAGCCTTTTATACGGTACGTTTAGAAATGAATTACACAAAAAAGGATATTCTAGAAGGTTATTTAAATACGATTTACTATGGCCATGGTGCATATGGGGCCCAAGCTGCAAGTCAATATTACTTTGGCAAGGATGCCAAGGATTTGACCCTTCCTGAAGCGAGCATGCTGGCGGGAATACCAAAAGGGCCGTCAAATTATTCTCCATTGGATAATTTTGAAAAAGCGAAATCAAGGCAGAGAGTTGTCCTTCAAGCAATGAAAAACAAAAACTACATTTCAGAACAAAATATCGCAGAAGCGTTGCGAACATCCCTTGCATTAAAGGGTGAACACGGAACGGTTACAAATAAAACCGCTCCCTATTTCCAGGATGCAGTCAAGCAGGCTTTAAAATCACAGCTTCATTTAGATGACCGGATGATCGAGCTGGGCGGGCTTAAGGTCTATACAACACTGGATGAAACCCAGCAGGATGCTGCCGAAAAAGTTCTCTCCAATATCATACCCAAGTCTTCAGGGATCCAAGCCTCGATAGTGGCGATGGATCCGGACACCGGGGAGGTCCGTGCACTGGTCGGCGGTAAAGATTACGCGGAGTCGCCATTCAACCGAGCTACACAGGCCGTTCGCCAGCCCGGTTCCACCATTAAGCCATTGCTATACTATTCAGCGTTGGAGAACGGTTTCACACCGTCTACCACCTTAAAAAGCGAGACCACTACATTTTCTTTCGATGATGGTCACTCATCTTACACACCGCATAATTACAACCATCAATATGCGGAAGGCGAAATCACGATGGCTCAGGCCATAGCTCTTTCCGATAATATCTTCGCCGTAAAAACGCACTTGTTCCTTGGGGAACAGACATTGGTCGATACGGCGAATCGTTTCGGCATCACGGCGAAAATGGATGCAGTTCCGTCCTTGGCACTCGGTACGTCAGGTGTAAGGGCGATTGAAATGGTGAACGCATACAGCATTCTGGCTAACGGTGGCAAGAAAGTTGAACCCGTGTTTATCAAAAAGGTTGAAAATCAAAAAGGTGAAGTGATTTTTGATGAAAATAAGAAACCAGAACAGATTTTGGATGAGGATAAGGCATTTGTCATGACTCAAATGCTTACAGGGGTTTTCGATGAAACCTTAAATGGCTATACGAAAGTGACTGGCAGCACCATCAACTCCCAGCTGACCCGCCCATATGCCGGCAAATCAGGTTCCACCCCGACGGATAGTTGGATGATCGGTTACACACCGGAGCTTGTAGCTGGAGTATGGACTGGGTATGATCAAGGGAAAAAGATCGAGATCCCCGCTGAAAAAAGCTATGCTAAGAAAATCTGGGCTTCCTATATGGAAAAGGGCCTACAGGGGAAACCGGTAAAATCGTTTAAGGAAACGAAAAACGTAATCGGGGTAAACGTGAATCCCGCAAGCGGAAAATTGGCAACAAAGGATTGTCCTGTCTCAAGACTGACTTATTATGTTAAAGGAACTGAACCTGTCGAATACTGTGCCGAGCACTTTAAGGGTAAGGGTCCGAAACATCCCCCAAAAGAAGAAGACCAAAAAAAGTCCCCGTGGTATAAAAAAGTCTTAAAACCATGGGGATAA
- a CDS encoding YwhD family protein, translating into MEEQPKKKVGFNIIKNDPTEGHGGYGAGVLTLDNISPVIIDVDAGEAEVDIGAMHARSAVEKGIKFLKTKEEVPNAKPYWLVWVTIEATQNGPHYAGVTACEMMVDRSIRRGYKSLPEHVNRMDKSLKRHIIVEDMDDKSKRILADFLKNHDAGMWERSSAKLKESLTL; encoded by the coding sequence ATGGAAGAACAACCAAAGAAAAAGGTAGGCTTCAATATTATAAAAAACGACCCTACAGAAGGTCATGGCGGATATGGAGCAGGGGTTTTGACGCTCGATAATATCTCTCCGGTCATCATCGATGTGGATGCAGGTGAAGCCGAGGTCGATATCGGCGCGATGCATGCAAGGAGTGCAGTGGAAAAAGGGATTAAGTTTTTAAAGACTAAAGAGGAGGTCCCGAATGCCAAACCTTACTGGCTTGTTTGGGTGACCATTGAAGCCACTCAAAATGGTCCGCACTATGCAGGTGTGACAGCGTGTGAAATGATGGTCGACCGGTCAATTAGACGCGGTTACAAATCCCTTCCGGAGCATGTTAACCGGATGGATAAATCGCTTAAACGGCATATCATCGTCGAGGACATGGACGATAAATCAAAACGTATACTTGCAGACTTCCTAAAAAACCATGATGCAGGAATGTGGGAGCGCTCTTCAGCAAAGCTCAAGGAGTCATTGACGCTTTGA
- a CDS encoding site-2 protease family protein has product MERFLAYRLEDLPYVIVSLLIAFTVHEFSHAYVAYKFGDPTAKNEGRVTLNPISHLDPIGTLLILIAGFGWARPVPVNRFHFKNPKLAGVLVSLAGPFSNLLVAIFGYLIFYGLLAAGVGPDLPFFIQPFFAMLINLNILLFVFNLIPLPPLDGYRIVQDLVSADLRAKMTQYEQYGSLIFLILIITPLSRYTISPILNNVVPLVGGALNQFFTLLLF; this is encoded by the coding sequence ATAGAAAGATTTTTAGCTTATAGGTTGGAAGACCTTCCATATGTCATTGTGTCACTGTTAATCGCATTTACGGTTCATGAATTTTCACATGCTTATGTAGCCTATAAGTTCGGTGATCCGACAGCTAAAAATGAAGGAAGAGTCACATTGAATCCGATTTCTCATTTGGATCCGATCGGAACATTGTTGATATTAATAGCTGGATTTGGTTGGGCTAGGCCTGTACCGGTTAATCGTTTTCATTTCAAGAATCCAAAATTGGCAGGAGTGCTCGTCTCTCTTGCCGGCCCGTTCAGTAATTTGCTTGTTGCCATTTTCGGGTATTTAATTTTTTACGGGTTACTGGCGGCAGGCGTTGGACCTGATTTACCGTTTTTCATTCAGCCATTCTTCGCGATGCTCATCAACTTAAATATCCTTTTGTTTGTATTTAATCTGATACCGCTGCCGCCGCTCGATGGTTATAGGATCGTACAGGATCTAGTTTCAGCTGATTTGCGGGCAAAAATGACCCAGTATGAACAATATGGCTCCCTGATTTTTTTGATTCTGATCATCACACCGCTAAGCCGGTATACGATTAGCCCGATTTTGAACAATGTTGTGCCATTGGTAGGCGGCGCCTTGAATCAGTTCTTTACACTTTTGCTTTTTTAA
- a CDS encoding 2-hydroxymuconate tautomerase codes for MPYVTVKMLEGRTDEQKKALVEKVTAAVTETTGAPAEAVTIFIEEMSKNHLAVAGVRKSDQ; via the coding sequence ATGCCATATGTAACAGTCAAAATGCTTGAAGGCCGTACAGACGAACAAAAAAAGGCTTTAGTCGAAAAGGTGACGGCAGCCGTTACGGAAACAACTGGAGCACCAGCTGAAGCCGTGACGATTTTCATTGAAGAAATGTCAAAAAATCATTTAGCAGTAGCCGGTGTCCGTAAAAGCGATCAATAA
- a CDS encoding YwgA family protein, translating into MFKDHANIINAISTAGEISGRKKLQKIVYIAKKLSFPFHEKFQFHFYGPYSEELTLRIEELCEMGYLNEVREKKAGYYQYCYSITDAGQDFLSIQEVEMPALEGCLLDMNEQNARFLELVSTVLYFDTLEKEEVTEKIFTLKSKQKYTLEEIDGAYEYIEQLKTKAKPN; encoded by the coding sequence TTGTTTAAGGATCATGCAAACATTATCAATGCAATTTCTACTGCCGGTGAAATCTCGGGTCGGAAAAAATTACAAAAAATCGTTTATATCGCGAAGAAGCTGTCCTTCCCATTTCATGAAAAGTTTCAGTTTCACTTTTATGGACCGTATTCGGAGGAGTTGACCTTACGGATTGAAGAGCTCTGCGAAATGGGTTATTTGAATGAAGTAAGGGAAAAAAAAGCAGGCTATTATCAATATTGTTATTCGATAACGGATGCCGGCCAGGATTTCCTATCCATACAGGAAGTGGAGATGCCGGCACTTGAGGGATGCTTACTCGATATGAACGAACAGAATGCCCGGTTTTTGGAGCTGGTTTCAACGGTGTTATACTTTGACACGCTAGAAAAAGAGGAAGTCACCGAGAAAATTTTCACGCTGAAAAGCAAACAAAAATATACGCTTGAAGAAATTGATGGGGCATATGAATATATTGAGCAGTTAAAAACAAAAGCTAAGCCGAATTGA